A part of Prevotella melaninogenica genomic DNA contains:
- a CDS encoding IS1634 family transposase, whose translation MHANVQTRFNPATGDMAPYYRIKESYRDVQGHVHSLILLNIGFEPSLTAVQVRKIAYALTERFKNRSTPSLFKEHLDGLTPIEQAKADEWWSRMEQEGGIDRFNKEEQKSLRKYENYVDLETAKYTDARNVGAEWLCKQTIDKLQLEGFLRRNGWTENTIRTALSALIVRTVYAVSERSSYYYLRDNSAAGELYSGVPGWTPGINSLYKVTDKLYELKEQLERHLCNVTDDLFNIDNKLMLFDLTNFYFEGSKRNSDKAKFGRSKEKRSDCKLLVLALCINKEGFIRYSSILEGNTADPKSLPDMIDTLAKKNPSRTKDTLVVMDAGVATEENLELIKRKGYNYLCVSRTKMKDYTLSDDNRSVTVMDARRQKITLKEVKTEDDKDYYLEITSPSKAMTESSMNRVWRERFEMELQRINDGISKKGGTKTYEKVVERTGRAIQKYPSIAKFYQISYIKDEKKPKQMLRIDWEIKDLSAMESGHGIYFLRSNVRTLDERVTWEYYNLIREIECTNRQLKNDLNLRPIYHQKDERSDAHLFFGLLAYWVVNTIRCQLKREGETCYWTEIVRRMSTQKLVTTKGKNPLGENIEMRQCSSPSKQAKQIYDKLNLKHSPYKKNKICRTQSP comes from the coding sequence ATGCACGCAAATGTACAGACACGATTCAACCCTGCAACAGGCGACATGGCTCCTTATTATCGCATTAAGGAGTCATATCGTGACGTGCAGGGTCATGTACATTCGCTAATTCTGTTGAACATCGGGTTTGAACCTTCACTTACTGCCGTACAGGTTCGAAAAATTGCATACGCACTTACCGAACGCTTCAAAAACAGAAGTACACCCTCGCTTTTCAAGGAACATCTTGACGGACTTACTCCTATTGAACAGGCAAAGGCTGACGAATGGTGGAGCCGTATGGAGCAAGAAGGTGGAATCGATAGGTTTAACAAGGAAGAGCAGAAGTCGCTGAGAAAATATGAGAACTACGTTGACCTTGAGACGGCAAAATATACTGACGCAAGGAATGTCGGTGCTGAGTGGCTCTGCAAGCAGACGATAGACAAACTGCAATTAGAGGGTTTCCTGCGCAGAAACGGCTGGACGGAGAATACGATCCGCACGGCTTTGTCAGCATTGATTGTTCGCACAGTATATGCAGTTTCTGAACGTTCGTCTTATTATTATTTGCGCGATAACTCAGCTGCTGGTGAACTTTATAGTGGAGTTCCTGGCTGGACACCAGGAATCAATTCTCTGTATAAAGTCACTGACAAATTATATGAACTAAAGGAACAGTTAGAGCGTCATCTGTGCAACGTTACTGACGATCTCTTTAATATAGACAACAAGTTGATGCTCTTCGACTTAACCAACTTCTATTTCGAGGGCAGTAAGCGTAACAGCGACAAGGCTAAGTTCGGTCGGTCAAAAGAAAAACGCTCTGACTGTAAGCTACTTGTACTTGCACTATGTATCAATAAAGAAGGTTTTATACGTTATTCTTCTATCTTGGAGGGTAATACAGCAGACCCCAAGTCTCTGCCCGATATGATTGACACGCTGGCAAAGAAGAATCCATCACGGACAAAGGATACGCTCGTTGTCATGGATGCAGGTGTTGCCACGGAAGAGAACTTGGAGCTGATTAAAAGAAAAGGTTACAATTATCTCTGCGTATCTCGTACGAAAATGAAGGACTATACGCTCAGTGATGATAACAGGAGTGTTACGGTAATGGATGCCCGTCGGCAGAAGATAACGCTGAAAGAGGTTAAGACAGAGGATGACAAGGATTATTATCTCGAAATAACATCTCCTTCGAAAGCTATGACAGAGTCGTCCATGAACAGGGTCTGGAGAGAGCGTTTTGAGATGGAACTGCAGAGAATAAACGATGGAATCTCCAAGAAAGGTGGAACGAAAACCTATGAAAAGGTTGTTGAACGTACAGGACGTGCCATACAGAAGTACCCATCTATAGCGAAGTTCTATCAGATAAGCTACATAAAAGATGAGAAGAAACCCAAGCAGATGCTGCGCATAGACTGGGAGATAAAAGACCTCTCCGCAATGGAATCTGGTCACGGAATATACTTCCTCCGCAGCAATGTCAGGACACTTGATGAGCGCGTGACATGGGAATACTACAATCTCATTCGTGAGATAGAATGCACGAACAGGCAACTAAAGAATGATCTCAACCTCCGTCCTATCTATCATCAGAAAGATGAGAGAAGCGACGCACACCTCTTCTTCGGTTTATTAGCCTATTGGGTGGTAAACACCATCCGTTGTCAATTAAAACGAGAAGGAGAAACCTGTTACTGGACCGAGATTGTACGACGTATGAGCACCCAGAAGCTCGTCACAACAAAAGGGAAGAATCCATTAGGAGAGAACATCGAGATGCGCCAATGTAGTAGTCCTTCGAAGCAAGCAAAACAGATATACGATAAGTTGAACTTAAAACACTCACCATACAAAAAGAATAAAATTTGTAGGACACAGAGCCCATAA
- a CDS encoding hybrid sensor histidine kinase/response regulator transcription factor: MQYYKHDLRATLQPRHELFNIYGRNKRRRLILSELAAFISISFLLVSCGREPTASTPDERRAADSIVRATRGTDSLALLQKRLEGEGDRLGSVIALREWGNVLRNESHFEEALRTHSQGLRQAEAIGDTLEWVQALNNIGTDYRRMGVLDVAQEYHYRAWKLSEECADTGTVARKNRVVSLNGLGNIYMTLGNYERADSVLRMALKGEQELHSALGQAINYANLGSIFEHHGEIDSAWVYYRKSMARNQEAGSTLGISLCHTYFGSLYEKARQYDKATEEYETAYRMMQTSKDEWHALNSLIALAGIHNATGDDAKAMAYLGRARQVARTIKSNEHLVEIYTLYYKHYKRLGDYRTALSAYEQATALQDSVLDMEKVNRIQNTSLNIERNRQEREMAEARLKLAKERTVRHTGYAIFALVVLALTGALATFFYIQRIHRRNHLALKRLSALRENFFTNITHEFRTPLTVILGLSHDLQATEAEGVSDKARIIERQGKGLLTLINQLLDISKIRSSVGNADWRNGDITAHLTMIVETCRDYARSRNIDLQFFAKEKVEMDFVPDYINKVMNNLLSNALKFTPEYGKVSVAMWREGQWLLIDVADTGGGMDKETLAHVFEPFYQGEGDAQHVGTGVGLTLVKQIIDAVEGSITVESEVGKGTTFHLCVPIRNEVQNADATEHFVDSVSLLPETEATPADSEGGDDQFRLLVIEDNRDIAAYIGSQFTDRYAVSYAANGKDGLAKALDLVPDLIISDLMMPGMDGLEVCRQVRANEIINHVPIIVVTAKITEEERIRGLEAGADAYLAKPFNADELRTRVEKLLERHHRLRDRFSNGSRTDKEQETQFTDVERRFLAKVSDVIFLQLSRGKEIEVSQIASALCMSDRQFYRKINAITNSTPTVYIQRVKIKKAKSLLDGDSQMSFREIADRCGFNDYSNFVRTFKNAYGVTPTEYSRSNAGKV; encoded by the coding sequence ATGCAGTACTACAAACACGACCTTAGAGCCACTTTACAGCCTCGCCATGAGCTTTTTAATATTTATGGGAGGAATAAACGCAGGCGATTGATCTTAAGCGAATTAGCAGCTTTTATTTCAATCTCTTTCCTGCTCGTTTCATGCGGCAGGGAACCAACTGCTTCCACCCCCGACGAACGCAGGGCGGCTGACAGCATCGTGCGCGCCACCCGTGGAACCGACTCGCTCGCCCTGCTGCAAAAGCGGCTGGAGGGCGAGGGCGACCGGCTCGGTAGCGTCATCGCCCTGAGGGAATGGGGCAATGTCTTGCGCAACGAGAGCCACTTCGAGGAGGCGCTGCGCACCCACAGCCAGGGACTGCGGCAGGCTGAAGCCATCGGCGACACGTTGGAATGGGTACAGGCGCTGAACAACATTGGCACCGACTACCGCCGCATGGGAGTGCTCGACGTGGCGCAGGAATACCACTACCGTGCGTGGAAGCTGAGCGAGGAATGCGCCGACACGGGCACCGTGGCAAGGAAGAATCGCGTGGTGTCGCTCAACGGACTGGGCAACATCTACATGACGCTGGGCAACTACGAACGTGCCGACAGCGTGCTGCGCATGGCATTGAAAGGCGAACAGGAACTGCACAGCGCCTTGGGCCAGGCCATCAACTACGCCAACCTCGGCTCCATCTTCGAGCATCACGGAGAGATAGACTCGGCGTGGGTGTATTACCGCAAATCTATGGCGCGAAACCAAGAGGCGGGCAGCACACTCGGCATATCGCTCTGCCACACCTATTTCGGTTCTCTCTACGAAAAAGCGAGGCAATACGACAAGGCGACCGAGGAATATGAGACCGCCTACCGGATGATGCAAACCTCGAAGGACGAATGGCATGCGCTGAATTCGCTCATCGCCCTCGCCGGCATCCACAATGCGACGGGCGACGACGCCAAGGCCATGGCGTATCTGGGCCGGGCGCGACAGGTGGCGCGGACTATCAAGTCGAATGAGCACCTGGTGGAAATCTACACCTTATATTATAAGCACTATAAGCGGTTAGGCGACTACCGCACGGCTCTCTCTGCCTACGAGCAGGCCACCGCCCTGCAGGACAGCGTGCTGGACATGGAGAAAGTGAACCGCATCCAGAATACGAGCCTAAACATTGAGCGCAACCGGCAGGAAAGGGAAATGGCCGAGGCGCGGCTGAAACTGGCAAAGGAACGGACGGTACGTCACACAGGCTATGCCATCTTCGCCTTGGTGGTGCTTGCGCTGACAGGCGCGCTGGCGACTTTCTTCTACATCCAGCGCATTCATCGGCGTAACCATCTGGCGCTGAAACGCCTGTCGGCCCTGCGCGAGAACTTCTTCACCAACATCACCCACGAGTTCCGCACGCCGCTCACCGTGATCCTGGGACTGAGCCACGACTTGCAAGCCACCGAAGCAGAAGGAGTGAGCGACAAGGCACGGATCATCGAGCGGCAGGGCAAGGGCCTGCTCACGCTCATCAACCAGCTGTTGGACATCTCGAAAATCAGGTCGTCGGTGGGTAATGCCGACTGGCGCAACGGAGATATTACAGCCCACCTCACGATGATTGTGGAGACCTGCCGCGACTATGCCCGCAGCCGCAACATCGACCTGCAGTTCTTCGCCAAGGAAAAAGTGGAGATGGACTTTGTGCCCGACTATATCAATAAAGTGATGAACAACCTGCTCTCCAACGCCCTGAAGTTCACGCCCGAATACGGTAAGGTGAGCGTGGCGATGTGGCGCGAGGGGCAGTGGCTGCTTATCGACGTGGCCGACACGGGCGGCGGCATGGACAAGGAAACGCTCGCCCACGTCTTCGAGCCCTTCTACCAGGGCGAGGGCGATGCGCAGCACGTGGGAACGGGTGTGGGACTGACCCTCGTGAAGCAGATCATCGACGCCGTGGAGGGCAGCATCACGGTGGAGAGCGAGGTGGGCAAGGGCACGACATTCCACCTGTGTGTACCGATAAGGAACGAGGTACAAAATGCCGATGCCACCGAACATTTTGTGGATAGCGTATCGCTCCTGCCCGAGACGGAGGCGACACCTGCGGACAGCGAGGGCGGTGACGACCAGTTCCGCCTGCTTGTCATCGAGGACAACCGCGACATCGCCGCCTACATCGGCTCGCAGTTCACAGATCGTTACGCCGTAAGCTATGCTGCCAACGGCAAGGACGGACTGGCGAAGGCACTCGACCTTGTGCCCGACCTGATCATCTCCGACCTGATGATGCCCGGTATGGACGGATTAGAGGTGTGCCGGCAGGTGCGCGCCAACGAGATTATCAACCACGTGCCCATCATCGTGGTTACGGCGAAGATTACGGAAGAGGAACGCATACGAGGATTGGAAGCCGGAGCGGACGCCTACCTCGCCAAGCCGTTCAACGCCGACGAGCTGCGTACACGGGTGGAGAAACTGCTCGAACGCCATCATCGTCTGCGTGACAGATTCAGCAATGGCAGCCGCACGGACAAGGAGCAGGAGACGCAATTTACCGATGTTGAGCGACGCTTCCTTGCAAAGGTATCGGATGTCATATTCCTACAGCTCAGTCGTGGAAAGGAAATTGAGGTATCGCAGATTGCATCGGCCTTGTGCATGAGCGACAGACAGTTCTATCGCAAGATCAACGCCATCACCAACAGCACCCCGACGGTCTATATCCAGCGTGTGAAAATCAAGAAAGCCAAGAGCCTTCTTGACGGAGACTCGCAGATGAGTTTCAGAGAGATAGCGGACAGATGCGGATTCAACGACTATTCCAACTTTGTGCGGACATTCAAGAATGCCTATGGTGTCACACCTACGGAATACAGCCGGAGCAATGCAGGAAAAGTGTAG
- a CDS encoding Fic family protein, whose product MRQIQELYQQWLSLQPLSSEDERRLRRKFMLDFNFNSNHIEGNMLTYGQTEVLLLLGEVVGSVKMKDLEEMKAHNVCLKMMETEALSDHPLTESFIRNMQRTMLREDYEVFRQLPGGVQTSYVVHAGCYKTRPNSVITPTGERFDYASPEETPAFMHDLVDWYNRVADTDEYTPIELASLFHYRYIRIHPFEDGNGRIARLLVNFILLRKRYPMIVVRSSDKHTYLNALSAADAQVGTFPSDGANATLEQIKPFTVYMEKQLFGELMQNIAFVEGSADRIWLYNGRLISFRSPRTPRLLHILADNPRVTNAELSSQLGINTSAVQKQLTTLSKKGYIVKDSNPKRWRVIALPTTSKGGTINEGGQTNTEEE is encoded by the coding sequence ATGAGACAGATACAGGAACTCTATCAGCAATGGCTGTCGCTGCAGCCCCTCTCGTCGGAAGACGAGCGGCGGCTTCGGCGAAAGTTCATGCTCGACTTCAACTTCAACAGCAACCACATCGAGGGGAACATGCTCACCTACGGACAGACGGAAGTGCTGCTGCTGCTCGGCGAGGTGGTCGGTTCGGTCAAGATGAAGGACTTGGAAGAGATGAAGGCGCACAACGTATGCCTGAAGATGATGGAGACGGAGGCGTTGAGCGACCATCCCTTGACGGAGAGCTTCATACGGAACATGCAACGCACGATGCTGCGGGAGGATTATGAGGTGTTCAGGCAGTTGCCCGGTGGCGTACAGACCAGTTATGTGGTACACGCAGGCTGCTACAAGACACGCCCGAACTCCGTCATCACTCCCACGGGAGAGCGTTTCGACTACGCCTCCCCCGAAGAGACACCAGCTTTCATGCACGACCTCGTGGACTGGTACAACCGTGTGGCGGACACCGATGAATACACCCCCATCGAACTCGCCTCGCTGTTTCATTACAGATACATCCGCATACACCCTTTTGAAGACGGCAACGGACGCATAGCCCGCTTGCTGGTGAACTTCATCCTGCTGCGCAAGCGGTATCCGATGATCGTCGTCCGCAGCAGCGACAAGCATACCTATCTCAATGCGCTCAGCGCAGCCGACGCGCAGGTAGGGACTTTCCCCTCGGACGGCGCGAACGCCACGCTGGAACAGATAAAGCCTTTTACGGTATATATGGAAAAGCAGCTTTTCGGCGAACTGATGCAGAACATAGCCTTCGTGGAGGGCAGTGCAGACCGTATATGGTTGTACAACGGCAGACTCATCTCATTCCGAAGCCCCCGTACTCCGCGCTTGCTGCATATACTTGCCGACAATCCCAGAGTCACCAACGCGGAGTTGTCCTCACAGTTGGGCATCAACACCTCGGCTGTGCAGAAGCAACTGACGACACTCTCGAAGAAGGGGTATATCGTGAAGGACAGCAACCCCAAGCGATGGCGTGTCATCGCATTGCCGACCACCTCGAAAGGAGGTACAATCAATGAAGGTGGTCAAACTAATACCGAAGAAGAATAA
- a CDS encoding OmpA family protein, translating into MNKRQTKPLIPPLSGRWTRVGLTALLTAVVAVGAQAQTNGDGAAQPPRDWNSELRTRTWSVYAQGGLSWASDVWYQNLDAKRSYKQSPAVGSGIDFTIRPWVRVGAEYLWSRYRREQRFSTLDTKTMPVKVYGNYLMNYHNAKLGVGFNLMELWPRRRAQWLNIWVGTGVGYTFAKGNEYGIYISNTQTQGGQTTPIGDGTTIGNDSEITITGNVRTTNRHEKFNTLYVPASLHIEADVSRRFTVGLKGEADWLLNRKDIAPKNLIFALATVRYNFVASRAKVQRAYYEGELSALNDRMNALQRDVATEKARAEREAADRQRAEQQQAELQRRLTDCEERQAESPATVQPSHFVQFAHNSSYMSREEAEHLKAFARSVRGHRLTLVAEASTPGADGYNQQLSERRLARVVEALVREGFDRADLHPQTAIGERNGKPATEGRRVTIKVEKQATTK; encoded by the coding sequence ATGAACAAAAGACAAACGAAACCGCTCATCCCGCCGCTCAGCGGCAGATGGACAAGAGTAGGTCTCACGGCACTGCTCACCGCAGTCGTCGCCGTCGGCGCACAGGCGCAGACGAATGGCGATGGGGCTGCGCAGCCACCACGAGACTGGAACAGCGAGCTGCGCACCCGCACCTGGAGCGTCTACGCCCAGGGCGGACTGTCGTGGGCAAGCGACGTGTGGTATCAGAACCTCGATGCCAAACGCAGTTACAAACAGTCGCCCGCCGTGGGCAGCGGCATCGACTTCACCATCCGCCCGTGGGTGCGTGTGGGGGCCGAGTATCTCTGGTCGCGCTACCGCCGTGAGCAGCGCTTCTCCACGCTCGACACCAAGACGATGCCCGTCAAGGTGTATGGCAACTACCTGATGAACTACCACAACGCCAAGCTGGGCGTAGGCTTCAACCTGATGGAGCTGTGGCCCCGCCGCCGCGCGCAGTGGCTGAACATTTGGGTGGGTACAGGCGTAGGCTACACCTTTGCCAAGGGCAACGAGTACGGCATCTACATCAGCAACACGCAGACACAGGGCGGACAGACCACGCCCATTGGTGACGGTACGACCATCGGTAACGACTCGGAGATAACCATCACGGGCAACGTGCGCACGACGAACCGCCACGAGAAGTTCAACACGCTCTACGTTCCCGCCTCGCTCCACATCGAGGCCGACGTGAGCCGCCGCTTCACCGTCGGACTGAAAGGCGAGGCGGACTGGCTTCTCAATCGCAAGGACATCGCCCCGAAGAACCTCATCTTCGCCCTTGCCACCGTGCGCTACAACTTCGTGGCGAGCCGTGCCAAGGTGCAGCGAGCCTACTACGAGGGCGAACTCTCCGCACTCAACGATCGCATGAACGCCCTGCAACGGGACGTGGCAACGGAAAAGGCACGTGCCGAACGCGAAGCGGCAGACCGCCAACGGGCAGAGCAGCAGCAGGCCGAACTGCAACGCCGCCTGACCGACTGTGAAGAGAGACAAGCAGAGTCTCCCGCCACCGTGCAGCCCTCGCACTTCGTGCAGTTTGCCCACAACAGCTCCTATATGAGCCGTGAGGAGGCCGAACACCTCAAAGCCTTTGCCCGCAGCGTGCGCGGCCATAGGCTCACCCTCGTGGCCGAGGCCAGTACGCCGGGTGCAGACGGCTACAACCAGCAGCTCTCCGAGCGTCGCCTGGCCCGTGTGGTAGAGGCACTCGTAAGGGAGGGTTTCGACAGGGCCGACCTGCACCCGCAGACAGCCATCGGCGAGCGCAACGGTAAGCCTGCCACCGAAGGGCGCAGGGTAACCATAAAAGTGGAAAAGCAAGCAACAACAAAGTAA
- a CDS encoding RteC domain-containing protein yields the protein MRIKGLLPTANPVLASPAKKFRWTGKVVDLVELLYTLDTCDCINNGEIGVEELADVFSDIFGVEIKNCYNVYMNMKRRKDDSRTYFLDELREKLNKHMVESDLKGGKFKKR from the coding sequence ATGCGTATCAAAGGACTGCTGCCGACAGCGAACCCCGTCCTTGCCTCTCCTGCCAAGAAGTTCCGTTGGACAGGTAAGGTTGTGGACTTGGTCGAACTCCTTTATACCCTTGACACCTGCGACTGTATCAACAATGGAGAAATCGGTGTGGAGGAATTGGCGGATGTCTTTTCCGACATCTTCGGTGTGGAAATCAAAAACTGCTACAACGTCTATATGAACATGAAGCGACGCAAGGACGACAGCCGTACCTATTTCCTTGATGAACTCCGAGAGAAACTCAACAAGCATATGGTGGAAAGCGACCTGAAA